In a genomic window of Oncorhynchus kisutch isolate 150728-3 linkage group LG9, Okis_V2, whole genome shotgun sequence:
- the flncb gene encoding filamin-C isoform X5: protein MWYKKGTETDNMMSNNTYYEQQQPPQYYQSTDNGDDEEEMPATEKDLAEDAPWKKIQQNTFTRWCNEHLKCLNKRINDLQKDLTDGLKLIGLLEVLSQKKMYRKYHARPNFRQMKLENVSVALEFLEREHIKLVSIDSKAIVDGNLKLILGLIWTLILHYSISMPMWEDEDDEDAKKLTPKQRLLGWIQNKVPQLHINNFHRDWRDGKALGALVDNCAPGLCPDWETWDPSQPVENAREAMQQADDWLGVPQVIAPEEIVDPNVDEHSVMTYLSQFPKSKLKPGAPLRSKTLHPKKAKAYGPGIAPRGNMVLKPAEFIVETVEAGLGEVLVYVEDPEGHTEEARVIPNNDKNRTYSVIYLPKVEGLHKVKVLFAGQDIDRSPFVVSVSKAMGDPNKVQARGPGLEPIGNVANKPTYFDIYTAGAGAGDVGVIIVDSQGRRDTVEIILENKGDSIFRCTYCPILEGSHVIYVTFAGQQIPRSPFTVHISEASNPNVCRASGRGLQPKGVRVKEVADFKVYTKGAGSGELKVTAKGPKGLEEPVKVRDTGEGVYECDYYPIMTGKYTITIIWGGQTIPRSPFEVVVSEDVGPQKVRAWGPGLETGMVGKSADFVVEAIGTEVGTLGFSIEGPSQAKIECDDKGDGSCDVRYWPTEPGDYAVHVICDDEDIKDSPFMAHILLTANDVFPEKVKSYGPGLEPIGCIVNKPAEFTIDTSRAGRGQLKIYAQDAEGFPIDIQITENGDSTFLCVYIPTKPIKHTIIITWGEVNVPNSPFRVTIGEGSHPDNVKVYGPGVEKSGLKANEPTYFTVDCCEAGQGDVSIGIKCAPGVVGPAEADIDFDIIKNDNDTFTVKYMPPGPGRYTIMVLFADHEIPISPFRIKVDPSHDANKVRAEGPGLNKTGVEVGKPTHFTIYTKGAGKAKPEVHFTGAAKGDAVRDFEIIDNHDYSYTVRYTAVQQSNMSISICHGGDPIPKSPFNITVAPPLDLNKVKVQGLNNKVDVGKDQEFTVSTHGVGGQGKMDVKITSPSRRPIPCKLESDTANEVHTVKYIPPEEGPYKVDISYDGNPVPGSPFTVEGVMPPDPSKVRAYGPGLQGGMVGKPAPFAIDTKGAGTGGLGLTVEGPCEAKIECQDNGDGSCSVSYLPTEPGEYAINILFAEQHIPGSPFKAMVQSVFDPSKVTASGPGLERGKVNEAGSFVVDCAKAGDAELTIEIISDSGSKAEVHVQNNSDGTYSITYIPQFHGMYTITIKYGGHAVPKFPARVQVDPAVDTSGVKVYGPGVEPRGVLREVTTHFIVDARAKSKTGGSHVKARIVNPTGANTDAYITDKGEGTYRVEYTAYEDGMHLIEVLYDDVAVPNSPFHVPVTEGCDPSRVRAYGPGLEEGLVNKPNRFTVETRGAGTGGLGLAIEGPSEAKMSCKDNKDGSCSVEYIPFTPGDYDVNITFGGLPIPGSPFRVPVRELVDPSKVRCSGPGLGSGVRAHVLQTFTVDTSKAGLAPLGVVLYGPTGVAEPVNITDNGDGTHTATYTPAKDGPYTVCVKYADQEVPRSPYKIKTLPAHDASKVRASGPGLNAQGVPASLPVEFTIDARDAGEGLLTVQILDPEGKPKKANIRDNRDGTYTVSYVPDMAGRYTITIKYGGDEIPYSPYRIHALPIGDASKCLVTVSIGGHGLGSGLGPTIQIGEETVITVDAKAAGKGKVTCKVSTPDGAELDVDVVENSDGTFDIYYTAPEPGKYVITIRFGGEHIPNSPFHVVASDTVPIIEEPCDKLQLQQPYQAYQGYPPHWATEEPVTTGDIMEPMLRPFNLVIPFTVQKGEITGEVRMPSGKTARPNITDNKDGTVTVKYAPTEKGLHEMDIKYDGNHIPGSPLQFYVDAINSGHVTAYGPGLSHGMVNKPATFTIVTKDAGEGGLSLAVEGPSKAEINCKDNKDGTCTVSYLPTVPGDYNIIVKFDNKHIAGSPYTAKITGDDTMRTSQLNVGTATDVSLKISETDLSSLTASIRAPSGNEEPCLLKRLPNRHIGISFTPKEVGEHVVSVKKNGTHVTNSPFKIMVGQSEIGDASKVKVFGQGLVEGHIFEVAEFIVDTRNAGYGGLGLSIEGPSKVDINCEDVEDGTCKVTYCPTEPGNYIINIKFADQHVPGSPFTVKVCGEGRVKESITRKRHAPSIATVGSTCDLNLKIPGNWFQMVSAQERHTRTFTRSSHTYTRTERTEISKTQAGETKREVRVEESTQVGGDPFRDVFGEFLGSQSLTGFSGIPATTRQPQEGVCVTQEGDQGTQEMTAQVTSPGGKTEDAEIIDGEDSTYSVRFIPQEMGPHTVNVKYRGQHVPGSPFQFTVGPLGEGGAHKVRAGGTGLDRGVAGVAAEFSIWTREAGAGGLSIAVEGPSKAEISFEDRKDGSCGVAYVVQEPGDYEVSIKFNDEHIPDSPFIVPIATLSDNSRRLTVTSLQEMGLKVGQEASFAVQLNGARGLIDAKVHTPSGAVEECYVTELDSDQHAIRFIPRENGVHSIEVRFNGSHIPGSPFKIRVGEIGQVGDPGMVSAFGPGLEGGTTGAASDFVVNTCNAGSGALSVTIDGPSKVKMDCQDCPEGYKVTYTPMAPGSYLITIKYGGPSHIVGSPFKAKVTGARLSGGHSLHETSSVLVETVTKTSSSSSSMGVAYGPKFSSDASKVVSRGAGLSKAFVGQKNTFTVDCSKAGTNMLMVGVHGPKTPCEEVYVKHLGNRMYNVTYTVKEQGNYILIVKWGDENVPGSPFHVTVP, encoded by the exons GTGATAGCCCCTGAGGAAATAGTGGATCCCAATGTGGACGAGCACTCGGTGATGACCTACCTGTCCCAGTTTCCCAAGTCCAAGCTGAAGCCTGGTGCCCCGCTGCGCTCCAAGACTCTGCACCCCAAGAAGGCCAAGGCCTATGgaccag GTATTGCGCCCAGAGGTAACATGGTGCTGAAGCCGGCTGAGTTCATCGTGGAGACAGTGGAGGCGGGGCTAGGGGAGGTGCTGGTCTATGTGGAGGACCCAGAGGGACACACAGAGGAG GCCAGAGTGATCCCCAACAATGACAAGAACAGGACGTACTCTGTCATCTACCTGCCCAAAGTGGAGGGCCTTCACAAG GTGAAGGTGCTTTTCGCTGGGCAGGACATAGACAGGAGTCCCTTCGTGGTGAGTGTGTCCAAAGCCATGGGAGACCCCAACAAGGTGCAGGCCAGAGGACCAGGACTGGAGCCTATAGGCAACGTGGCTAACAAGCCGACCTACTTCGACATCTACacagcag GTGCCGGTGCTGGAGACGTGGGTGTAATCATCGTGGACTCCCAGGGCAGAAGAGACACCGTGGAGATCATTCTGGAAAACAAGGGGGACAGTATTTTCCGTTGCACCTATTGTCCTATCCTGGAGGGGTCTCATGTTATCTATGTGACGTTTGCTGGGCAGCAGATACCCAGAAGCCCTTTCACCGTCCACATCTCagagg CCAGCAACCCCAACGTGTGCCGGGCCTCAGGGAGAGGTCTCCAGCCTAAGGGGGTGAGGGTGAAAGAGGTGGCCGACTTCAAGGTCTACACCAAGGGCGCCGGCAGCGGAGAGCTCAAGGTCACCGCCAAGGGGCCAA AGGGACTAGAGGAGCCTGTGAAGGTGCGTGACACGGGAGAAGGGGTGTATGAGTGTGACTACTACCCCATCATGACTGGCAAATATACCATCACCATCATCTGGGGCGGACAGACCATCCCACGCAG CCCGTTCGAGGTGGTGGTGAGTGAGGACGTGGGGCCCCAGAAGGTGAGGGCGTGGGGGCCGGGCCTGGAGACAGGCATGGTGGGGAAGTCAGCTGACTTTGTGGTGGAGGCCATCGGCACAGAGGTGGGAACTCTGG GTTTCTCCATCGAGGGCCCGTCGCAGGCTAAGATAGAGTGTGATGATAAGGGCGACGGGTCATGTGACGTACGTTACTGGCCCACGGAGCCTGGCGACTACGCTGTTCACGTCATCTGTGACGACGAGGACATCAAGGACAGCCCCTTTATGGCCCACATCCTCCTCACAGCCAATGACGTGTTCCCTGAGAAG GTGAAGAGCTATGGCCCAGGTCTGGAACCGATTGGCTGCATTGTCAACAAACCAGCAGAGTTCACCATTGATACAAGTAGAGCCGGCAGAGGCCAGCTGAAGATATACGCCCAGGATGCAGAGGGCTTCCCCATAGACATCCAGATCACAGAGAACGGAGACAGCACCTTCCTCTGTGTCTACATTCCCACCAAGCCCATCAAACACACCATCATTATCACCTGGGGAGAGGTCAACGTCCCCAACAGTCCCTTCAGG gtgaccATCGGAGAGGGCAGCCACCCAGATAATGTGAAGGTGTACGGTCCAGGTGTGGAGAAGTCAGGTCTGAAGGCCAACGAGCCCACCTACTTCACTGTGGACTGCTGCGAGGCAGGACAAG GGGATGTCAGTATTGGCATCAAGTGTGCTCCCGGCGTGGTGGGTCCGGCAGAGGCTGACATCGACTTTGACATCATCAAGAACGACAACGACACGTTCACAGTGAAGTACATGCCCCCCGGCCCCGGACGCTACACCATCATGGTGCTGTTCGCTGACCac GAAATACCCATCAGCCCTTTCAGAATCAAGGTGGACCCCTCTCATGACGCTAACAAGGTGAGGGCGGAGGGACCCGGACTCAACAAGACAG GTGTGGAGGTAGGTAAGCCCACCCACTTCACCATCTACACCAAGGGAGCGGGCAAGGCCAAGCCTGAAGTGCACTTCACCGGAGCAGCCAAAGGGGACGCTGTCCGAGACTTTGAGATCATTGACAACCATGACTACTCCTACACCGTGCGCTACACTGCAGTGCAACAG AGTAACATGTCTATCTCAATCTGCCACGGCGGTGACCCCATTCCCAAGAGCCCCTTCAACATCACTGTGGCGCCGCCCCTTGACCTCAACAAGGTCAAAGTTCAGGGGTTGAACAACA AGGTCGACGTTGGGAAGGATCAGGAGTTCACAGTGAGCACGCACGGCGTCGGTGGCCAGGGCAAGATGGATGTGAAGATCACCTCACCCTCTCGTCGGCCAATCCCCTGCAAGCTGGAGTCTGACACGGCCAACGAAGTGCACACTGTGAAGTACATTCCCCCTGAGGAGGGCCCCTACAAAGTGGACATCAGCTATGATGGGAACCCTGTGCCTGGGAGCCCCTTCACCGTGGAGGGGGTGATGCCCCCAGACCCCTCAAAG GTGCGTGCCTATGGCCCAGGCCTCCAGGGGGGCATGGTGGGTAAGCCGGCCCCCTTCGCCATTGACACCAAGGGTGCGGGCACTGGCGGGCTGGGCCTGACCGTGGAGGGGCCATGCGAGGCCAAGATCGAGTGCCAGGACAACGGCGACGGGTCCTGCTCTGTCTCCTACCTTCCCACAGAGCCCGGCGAATACGCCATCAACATCCTGTTTGCCGAGCAGCACATCCCCGGCTCCCCCTTCAAGGCCATGGTACAGTCCGTGTTTGACCCCAGTAAGGTCACGGCCAGTGGGCCAGGCCTGGAGAGAGGGAAGGTCAACGAGGCAGGGTCGTTCGTAGTGGACTGCGCCAAGGCTGGGGACGCCGAGCTGACCATTGAGATTATTTCCGATTCGGGGTCGAAGGCGGAGGTGCATGTTCAGAACAACAGTGATGGGACCTATTCTATCACGTACATCCCACAGTTCCATGGCATGTATACTATCACCATTAAATATGGGGGCCACGCCGTGCCCAAGTTCCCCGCCCGTGTGCAAGTGGACCCAGCCGTGGATACCAGCGGGGTGAAGGTGTACGGACCAGGAGTGGAACCCAGAG GGGTCCTGAGGGAGGTGACCACCCATTTCATTGTGGATGCCCGTGCCAAGAGCAAGACCGGGGGCAGCCATGTCAAGGCCCGCATCGTCAACCCTACAGGCGCCAACACAGACGCCTACATCACTGACAAGGGGGAAGGCACCTATAGAGTGGAATACACTGCCTATGAGGATG ggatgCACCTGATTGAGGTGCTGTATGATGATGTGGCGGTGCCTAACAGTCCGTTCCATGTCCCGGTAACGGAGGGTTGTGACCCCAGCCGCGTCAGAGCCTACGGTCCTGGTCTGGAGGAGGGCCTGGTCAACAAACCCAACCGCTTCACTGTGgaaaccag gGGTGCTGGTACAGGGGGTCTGGGTCTGGCCATCGAGGGTCCATCAGAGGCTAAGATGTCTTGTAAGGACAATAAAGATGGCAGCTGCAGTGTGGAGTACATCCCCTTCACCCCGGGAGACTATGACGTCAACATTACCTTCGGAGGCTTGCCCATCCCAG ggagTCCTTTCCGTGTGCCAGTGAGAGAGCTGGTGGACCCAAGTAAGGTGAGGTGTTCAGGTCCAGGGCTGGGTAGTGGAGTCAGAGCCCATGTTCTTCAGACCTTCACTGTGGACACCAGCAAGGCTGGCCTCGCCCCTCTGGGAGTGGTGCTGTACGGACCAACTg GAGTGGCTGAGCCAGTGAACATCACAGATAATGGAGACGGAACACACACAGCGACCTACACACCGGCCAAGGACGGCCCGTACACCGTGTGTGTGAAGTACGCTGACCAGGAGGTCCCTCGCAG tccgTATAAGATCAAGACATTGCCTGCTCATGATGCCAGTAAGGTGCGTGCCAGTGGGCCAGGTTTGAATGCCCAGGGTGTGCCTGCCAGCCTGCCCGTGGAGTTCACCATCGATGCCCGCGATGCTGGCGAAGGTTTGCTCACTGTGCAGATACTG GACCCAGAAGGCAAGCCGAAAAAGGCCAACATCCGTGACAACAGAGATGGGACGTACACAGTGTCCTACGTACCAGACATGGCAGGGCGCTACACCATCACCATCAAGTATGGAGGAGACGAGATTCCCTACTCACCCTATCGTATCCATGCCCTGCCCATTGGAGACGCCAGCAAGTGTCTGGTCACAG TTTCCATCGGAGGACATGGATTGG GTTCAGGCCTCGGACCCACCATCCAGATCGGCGAGGAGACTGTCATCACCGTGGACGCAAAAGCTGCTGGGAAGGGAAAGGTGACCTGTAAGGTGTCGACGCCAGATGGGGCGGAGCTAGACGTGGACGTGGTGGAGAATTCCGACGGAACTTTTGATATCTACTACACGGCTCCGGAACCTGGGAAATACGTCATCACCATCCGCTTTGGAGGAGAACACATTCCAAACAGCCCCTTCCACGTGGTG GCCAGTGATACCGTCCCTATAATAGAGGAACCGTGTGACAAGCTCCAGTTACAACAGCCCTACCAGGCCTACCAGGGCTACCCCCCTCACTGG GCCACAGAAGAGCCCGTCACCACCGGCGATATCATGGAGCCTATGCTCCGCCCCTTTAACCTGGTCATTCCGTTCACCGTTCAGAAGGGAGAGATCACAG gtgaGGTGCGTATGCCCTCAGGTAAGACAGCCCGTCCTAACATCACAGACAACAAGGATGGGACAGTAACAGTGAAGTACGCCCCTACAGAGAAAGGCCTGCATGAGATGGACATCAAATATGACGGAAACCACATCCCAG GAAGTCCCCTCCAGTTCTATGTAGATGCCATTAACAGTGGTCATGTGACAGCCTATGGTCCTGGTCTGAGCCACGGCATGGTCAACAAACCTGCCACCTTCACCATCGTCACGAAGGATGCAGGGGAAG GTGGTCTGTCCCTGGCAGTAGAGGGTCCCTCTAAGGCAGAGATCAACTGTAAGGATAATAAGGATGGAACCTGCACTGTGTCCTACCTTCCCACTGTACCAGGAGACTACAACATCATCGTCAAGTTTGACAACAAACACATCGCCGGCAGCCCCTATACTGCCAAGAtcacag GAGATGACACTATGAGGACATCCCAGCTCAACGTCGGCACGGCAACAGACGTTTCATTGAAGATCTCAGAGACAGACCTGAGCAGCCTGACAGCGAGCATCAGAGCACCGTCGGGCAACGAGGAACCCTGCCTCCTCAAGAGACTGCCCAATCGACACATCG GTATCTCATTCACTCCTAAGGAGGTAGGGGAGCATGTTGTGAGTGTGAAGAAGAACGGGACGCACGTGACCAACAGCCCCTTCAAGATCATGGTGGGCCAGTCAGAGATCGGGGACGCTAGCAAGGTCAAGGTGTTTGGCCAGGGACTGGTGGAGGGACACATCTTTGAGGTGGCTGAGTTCATAGTTGACACCAGGAACGCAG gTTATGGTGGTCTGGGCCTGTCTATAGAGGGTCCCAGTAAGGTGGATATTAACTGTGAGGATGTGGAGGATGGTACCTGTAAGGTGACCTACTGTCCTACTGAACCAGGAAATTACATCATCAACATCAAGTTCGCTGACCAGCACGTCCCAG GAAGTCCTTTCACGGTGAAGGTGTGTGGTGAGGGCAGGGTGAAGGAGAGCATCACTAGGAAGAGACATGCTCCATCCATTGCTACTGTGGGCAGCACCTGTGACCTCAACCTCAAAATACCAG GTAATTGGTTCCAGATGGTGTCGGCCCAGGAGCGGCATACGCGCACGTTCACGCGCAGCAgtcacacgtacacacgcacggAGCGCACAGAGATTAGTAAGACACAGGCGGGGGAGACCAAGCGGGAGGTGCGCGTGGAGGAGAGTACCCAGGTCGGGGGAGACCCCTTCAGGGACGTGTTTGGAGAGTTCCTGGGTAGTCAGAGTCTCACAGGCTTCAGTGGGATACCAGCCACTACCAGACAGCCtcaagagggtgtgtgtgtgacacaagaGG GTGACCAGGGGACCCAGGAGATGACGGCCCAGGTGACCAGTCCGGGGGGTAAGACGGAGGACGCAGAGATCATCGACGGCGAGGACAGCACCTACAGCGTCCGCTTCATCCCCCAGGAGATGGGGCCCCACACGGTCAACGTCAAGTACAGGGGCCAGCATGTCCCCGGGAGCCCCTTCCAGTTCACCGTGGGGcccctgggagagggaggggcacaCAAGGTCCGGGCTGGGGGCACGGGGCTGGATAGAGGAGTGGCAGGAGTGGCAG CTGAGTTTAGTATCTGGACCAGAGAGGCTGGTGCAGGAGGTCTGTCCATCGCTGTAGAGGGGCCCAGTAAGGCAGAGATCAGCTTTGAAGACAGGAAGGATGGATCCTGCGGAGTGGCCTATGTGGTGCAGGAACCAG gtgaCTATGAGGTGTCCATTAAGTTTAATGATGAGCACATCCCAGACAGTCCCTTCATAGTCCCCATCGCCACTCTGTCTGATAACTCACGCCGCCTTACAGTCACCAGCCTACag GAGATGGGGTTGAAGGTGGGCCAGGAGGCGTCGTTCGCGGTGCAGTTGAACGGGGCGAGGGGGTTGATAGATGCTAAGGTTCACACCCCATCCGGAGCTGTAGAGGAGTGTTATGTTACTGAGCTGGACAGCG ACCAGCACGCCATCCGGTTTATCCCGAGGGAGAACGGAGTCCACTCCATCGAAGTGCGTTTCAATGGGAGCCACATTCCCGGTAGTCCCTTCAAGATCCGTGTGGGAGAGATCGGACAGGTCGGAGACCCGGGAATGGTGTCAGCCTTCGGACCTGGGCTGGAAGGAGGAACCACAG GCGCGGCGTCAGATTTTGTAGTGAACACGTGTAATGCGGGGTCGggtgctctgtcagtgaccatcgatGGGCCGTCTAAGGTCAAGATGGACTGTCAGGATTGTCCCGAGGGTTACAAGGTCACCTACACACCCATGGCCCCCGGCAGCTATCTCATCACCATCAAATACGGAGGACCATCCCACATCGTAGGTAGCCCCTTCAAGGCTAAAGTCACAG gtGCTCGTCTCTCTGGTGGTCACAGTCTACATGAAACCTCGTCCGTTCTTGTGGAGACAGTAACCAAGACGTCGTCGTCTTCGTCGTCGATGGGCGTGGCCTATGGCCCTAAGTTCTCTTCGGATGCCAGTAAGGTGGTCTCCCGGGGCGCCGGCCTATCAAAGGCCTTTGTAGGGCAGAAGAACACCTTCACAGTAGACTGCAGCAAAGCAG GAACTAACATGTTGATGGTGGGGGTACACGGCCCAAAGACCCCGTGTGAAGAGGTCTACGTTAAACACCTGGGCAACAGGATGTACAACGTCACCTACACCGTCAAAGAACAGGGCAACTACATCCTCATCGTCAAATGGGGGGATGAAAATGTCCCCGGCAGCCCCTTCCATGTCACCGTCCCCTAA